The following DNA comes from Deltaproteobacteria bacterium.
GGGCCGCGTCCGTCGACTCCGCGCCGGCCGCGCAGCCCGCCGCGCCGGCACCACAGCCCGACCCGCCGCCCGCGCCCGCCGCGCCCGATGCGCCGCCCGCGCGCGCCGCGCCGACACCACAGCCCGATGCGCCCGACGCGCCGTCACCGCAGCCCGCGCCCGCCGCGCCGGCACCACAGCCCGCCGCGCCCGCCTCGCCCGCCGCTGAGCCCGCGTCCGCCGCGCCGGCACCACAGCCCGCCGCGCCCGACGCGCCGTCACCGCAGCCCGCGCCCGCCGCGCCGGCACCACAGCCCGCCGCGCCCGACGCGCAGGCCGACCGCGACGAGCCGGCGGAGCCCGCCGCACCCGCGCCGGCCGCGCAGCCGGCTGGCCCCCCGCCGCCGCCGCGGCGCCCCCCGAAGAACACGATCGAACTGCTCAAGTCGGGCGACGGCGAGCCGTCGCCGCTCACCGCCGACGAGCCGACGCCGGAAGGCAGCGCCGGCGACGGCTCGGCCGAGGTGGTCGTCGAGTCCCACCGCGCCCAGTCCGAAGACGGCCTGCTCGAGCCCGGCGTGCTCGTCGTCGGCCCACCCCCGAAGACCCACACCCGCCGCCTCTCCAAGCCCGAAGACGATCGATGAGTCGACGCGGCCCGCGGCCGGCGCCGGCGCGCGCCGTTACTCGAGGATCCCAGGCCGCGTCGTGTGCTCGTCGGACACGCGCACCGCGCGCAGGTCTTCGTACGCGATCAGATAGCGTTCGCGGCGGCGCGTACTCGCGACGACCGCGTCCGGCTCGAGCGTGACGGTGGCGACCTTGTCGAGAACCAGCGGCTCGATCCCCATCGCGACGTACAGTGACACGTCGACGGCATCGGGCACCGACAGCGCGTCGCCGTCCACCTTGGCGCCGGCGTGTCGAGCGAGCAGGTCCTGGAGCGTCTGGCGCGTCATGGCCGCAGCATACCTCGCTTTGACCGCGAGCGCCGCGTGCGCCGGCCGCCCGGCGCCGGCGATTTCGCCGGCCACCCGCGTCGCGGTCGACCGCGCCGAGCGCAGCGAGCGCGCCCGCCGGTACGACCAGGCCCGCGCCTGGTACGAACGGGCGGAGCGCGACGCGCCCGACGCGCGCAGCCGCGCGTGGGCCGCGCGCCAATACGCGGACGCGCTCGCGTTCTGGGGCGAATACCGCGATGCGGAGCGCGCGCTCGAACGCGTGGTGCGCTGGGCGCCCGGCGACGCCTCGGCGTGGCACGACCTGGGCATCCTGCGAGCGCGCCGCGGCGACGTGGCCGGCGCCGAAATGGCCTTGCGCCGCGCGAAGGCGGCGGCGCCGCACGACCCCAGGCCGCGCGTGGCGCTCGCCGCCCTGTGGGTGAACGCCCGGCGATTCGACGCGGCCCTCGCCGAGTACCGCGCCCTGTTGGCGCTCGACCTGCCTCCGCGGCTGCGCGCGGCCGTCCGCCGCGCCATTGCGCTCGTGAGCGCCGAGACGAGGCGCGCGCCCTCCGCGGCGCCGGCCGGTTCGGCGGCGCGACCGCCCGGGCGATCGCCGTGATCGCCGGGCGCCGTGCGCGGCGCGCGCCGGCCGCTATACTCGCCGGGTGCTCCGCGCCTCGCTCGCCCGCGCGCGCCGCGCCGCCGTCGCCGTGACCGCCGCGCTGGCGCTGTGCGCGTTCGACTGGATCGGCAAGATCGAGCTGGATGCCGCCGGCCTCGCGAGCGACGACGCGACGGCGCGCGCGGCGGCGGTCCGGCGGCTGGCCCGCTACGACATCGCGTTCACGCGCGATCACCTGCTGGCGGCGCTGCGCGATCCGTCGGTCGCGGTCCGCACCGAGGCCGCGCGCATCCTGGCGCAGCGCCGCGTGCTGGCCGCGGTGCCGACCGTGATCGGTTGGCTGTCCGAGCCGGATCCCGCGGTCAAGCGGGCCGCCGCTCAAATCCTGGGTGACCTCGGCGACGACCGCGCCGTCGCGCCGCTCGTGCGCGCCCTCGCCGACCCGAACCCGCAGGTCCGCCACGACGTGGTCGTTGCACTCGGAACGATCGGCACGCCGAGCGTCGTCGTGCCGCTGCTCGGCCGGCTCGAGGACGACAAGGCCGACGTACGGCGCGCCGCCGTGGACCAGCTCGCCAGCCTCGGCGACCGCCGCGCGGTGATCCCGCTCGTCGGCGCGTTCGCTGACGCGAGCGCCGACGTGCGCGTGGCGGCCGTCCGCGCGGTCGGCCGCCTCGGCGACCGGGCCGCCGTTCCCGCGCTCGTCCGGCTGTTTCGCGACCCGAACCCGCGCGTGCGGGCCGAGGCGGTCGACGCGCTGGGCAACCTCGAAGCCGTCGACGCCGCGGACATTCTGATCTCGGAGCTGCGTCGCGGCGCCCTCAAGCGCGATTTTCGCGAGCGCGTCGCGTTCGCGCTCGGCAAGCTCGGCCGCGCGGGAGACGCGCGCGCGGTCACCGTCCTGGTCGAGACGCTCGCAGACCCGAGGCTGCGCGCGGCGGCGACCGAGGCGCTGCGCGTCGCCGGCCGCGCGGCGGTGCCCGCCCTGGTCCGCCACCTCGACGGCGAGCTCGCCGGCGATCCGGCGTCGGCGGTCGCGCTGCTGCGCGATGCCGCCGACCCCGCGGCCACCGACGCGCTGGTCCGCGAGCTGGGCCGCGGCCGGGTAAGCCGCGGCCTCGTCCTCGACGCGCTCGGCGCGGCCGGCGACCGGCGGGCACTCGTGCCCGTCTTGACGTTGCTCGACGACGCCGACCCGGCCGTGCGGCGCCAGGCGATGCGCGCGCTGCGGCCCCTGTTGGACGCGCCCGCCGCCGACGTCCTCATCGGCGCGATGGACGACGACGACCCCGAGGTCCGCTCCCTCGCCGCCGAGTACCTCGGGATCCTCGCGTCTCGGGCCGCGGTGCCGCGGCTGGCGCGC
Coding sequences within:
- a CDS encoding HEAT repeat domain-containing protein; the encoded protein is MLRASLARARRAAVAVTAALALCAFDWIGKIELDAAGLASDDATARAAAVRRLARYDIAFTRDHLLAALRDPSVAVRTEAARILAQRRVLAAVPTVIGWLSEPDPAVKRAAAQILGDLGDDRAVAPLVRALADPNPQVRHDVVVALGTIGTPSVVVPLLGRLEDDKADVRRAAVDQLASLGDRRAVIPLVGAFADASADVRVAAVRAVGRLGDRAAVPALVRLFRDPNPRVRAEAVDALGNLEAVDAADILISELRRGALKRDFRERVAFALGKLGRAGDARAVTVLVETLADPRLRAAATEALRVAGRAAVPALVRHLDGELAGDPASAVALLRDAADPAATDALVRELGRGRVSRGLVLDALGAAGDRRALVPVLTLLDDADPAVRRQAMRALRPLLDAPAADVLIGAMDDDDPEVRSLAAEYLGILASRAAVPRLARAVRDGHPLRLRYAAAEALGRIGDARAVPALVDALRAGPSPLRRAAADALAAIADESAVPPLLALVRGDVEADARGHAARALGGVLRDRPRADARAALAPLCASGPVEVSLAAIGALGAMADPAARDTLVAVARTADPERRRAAVAALGALADPAAAPAVRAALRARDDRVAAAAAWALGDLGDVAAVADLAHAAARGGWATAINAAGSVARLARPDDAPHLLRLLHHRDPLVRANAAWGLGRLEAADARAALAVALRRDRSWLVRRAAARALGAIGGADDALAAAADGDDDERVRAAAARARGGERFTPPARTEWRAFAFVQPEGLDAPVRGEPYYVVGGDGLVQALYTDARGEWTAERFPPGDAIVRPRGEAP